The Gordonia iterans DNA window GCTGAGCTGCAGCGCACCGAGGTACGTCGAATACACCAGCTGTGCGCGGCGTTTCGCTTCGTCCGCACCGAGGCCCAGCTCGCGATACGTCGCGGCGATCACCGCCGTTCGGGCGGTGTTGACGCGGGTGACCGCGTCCCGCACTCGCGCGTCCCCCAGCTCCCCGAGGAGGCTGATCTGGGCGGACGGCGCATCGCGGTGCGCGAACCGGAAGGCGGTGTCGACGATGCGCCGCAGGCGCTGCGCGGGATCGGCGATCTCGGCCAGGGCCGTCAGCTCACCGCCGACGTGTGCCTCGACCCAGTAGTCGAGCGCCCGTTGCACCAGCTCCGCGCGATTGCCGAAGTGCGCGTAGAAGCTGCCCTTGGTCACGCCGAGCCGCCGCGCCAACGGTTCCACCGCCACCGCCGCGACGCCGCCCTCGGCGATCGGTCCTCGGGCTCGCGGACGCCTTGGGGCAGACCGGACTGAGCACCGGAGACATCGACTTCGTCCTCCCCACGCATCTGCACTGGGACCACATCTCGGGCGTTCTGGAACTCCCCGGCGAGACGCCGCTGCAC harbors:
- a CDS encoding TetR/AcrR family transcriptional regulator, which translates into the protein MAEGGVAAVAVEPLARRLGVTKGSFYAHFGNRAELVQRALDYWVEAHVGGELTALAEIADPAQRLRRIVDTAFRFAHRDAPSAQISLLGELGDARVRDAVTRVNTARTAVIAATYRELGLGADEAKRRAQLVYSTYLGALQLSRSDPDHRAAGAALDALIEDALRLYLPY